cacaaatgatgtggctttctattggtaaaataattttcaaaatcgctaagttagatccagagattacctcctacaacctctttataatattagtatagttacTTAGATCATGAATGTTATAATGGCAATGAAGTGAGATATGGGGCAGTTTTATGCtcaaagattaattatattattctatctgGCATGGCATTTTATCTTTTGGCAACGAACTAAAAATtctattactttaattatttttaaatatatgttatctgTTCTTTTGACAATCTggatttgtttctttttttttttatttattattcaatgtaTGATAACTGTTTTGATTATACACCCTTTCTCCGTTATTATAAAGTACTTCAGTACTatccttaattaaaattaatatagacatttttttatgttgtttttatataataattactgtaaatgttttaataaaaaagttatcaataagtttttctttctttttaaatttaaatttcttttacatTACTTGAGTTTTTAAGCTtagttgtattaaaaaaagtatgattGGTTTTTACTACCTCAGGTTACGAGTTAATGCGTCCTTTCCTTCACGAGTTCCTCGCATCTGCTTATGAGGATTATGACATCGTTATATGGTCTGCAACAGGAATGAAATGGATTGAAGAGAAGATGAAACTGCTTGGTGTAACGACGCACCCTGACTATAAAATTATGTTCTATTTGGATTACCTGGCTATGATTACAGTACACACCGCCAAATATGGAACTATTGATGTGAGTATTGAATATTAaacttcatataaaaattaCCCAGTGGTAGGTTTTTACACCATATGGCCCACCTATACCacatatcaattattttactgCCTTATATGGATATTGTGTACCGCAGTTTCAATTAGGATGTTGAGTATGCCATTGTTATTCCTGATAAGATCTTAGACcccatgtatattttttcattacatatCTATCATTACCATTCTATAGGTGTAGCTAATTACCATTGCCAGGTAGCATTTgcatattgataattttaaaaatgattttccaGGTAAAACCTCTAGGCGTTATTTGGGGTAAATATCCACAATACACTTCCAAAAATACGATAATGTTCGACGATATCCGTCGTAACTTTATCATGAATCCGAAGAACGGTCTTAAAATCCGACCATATAGACAAGCTCATTTGAACAGAGAAAGAGATAGAGAACTGCTGCTTTTATCTAATTATCTAAGAGAAATTGCGCATTATAGCGAAGATTTCGACAGTATAAACCATAAAAAATGGGAAAAATACAGACCGGAAAAATACAGGACCCAAGCGGGTAATAAGAGAAAGGCTGAGGATAGTCCGTCCTAAACATAGGAATGACAATACAATGAATTTTAAGCCTTTTTTGAAGGGCAATAAAGCTTAATTTTTTCGCTTAAAAGACTGCGGAATTAAGACTTGTGTTTACGCATCATGGAAATAGTAGAACGATTTTGAAAATCTGTAAAATTGCAAGAAAAAGTTAATAATGGATATCATTTCAAATGCATTGAGTTTGGATCATTCCAAAACGTTTTTAATAGTAGGCCAGAGACACACATTCGATTTAACTAAATACATTGAGCCAAAATTTTCAACACTTTACTTAATTTCTAGTTGCAAGGCATTTATTGTTAGTACAGCTTAATATGCATAAAGGATTTATGCATAGTGATTGTTTACTCTGTGGATGCATATTAAATAGCAtgcaatattttgtatgtaaacaCTATTAATATTGCcaggattttaaatcgaatgtgTGCTCTTAatcttaattattcataaaatcttTAAGCAATTCATAATAAgtggtattaaataaattacaatattttaatgtgtaatgTCATAACttcattggtttttttttactaataaaaaaattctatcaATCAGTaatccattttaaaataaatcagcgTGTTATAGTTTTCATGTAATAGAACaattagatattaatttaaaacatttaaatactttaaaaaaaatacttaagtatatattatgttacgtTTACTACATGCATACGacatgaaaagtaaattatttatttatttatatcttagcGATTATAAGTTTgtggttttaaaaaaagaacatgtCGTctgatgtaaattttataatctgtaacgattttctttttgaatcgaattattattttgtagcgAACAAATAGTTATATTGTATAGCATATATTTGTGTATCGTAATAATATAGTATGTGCGTAAATtcgtgtgtatttatttaataattaattgtcaataaaaatgACACAGATGGTATATCTCTCTTTTCTCCCTTCTTCATTtacaagataaaattattatgtaattcttttaaatagtttaccattatataactttataataatagttttagcAACAGTGTCAATATaattccaattttattttttatagtacaataataatattcaatatattatttggatTTTGCCCATCTGGGTTCACATGTTCTCCGGCAAAGACCAATACTTACAATATtgaataacatcttagttcccaaggttggtggtgcattggcgacaTAAGGAATATTATTAGTACGGACgcgcaaataggccacctgatggtaagtggtaaccaccgcccatagatattagtcctataaaaaatattaaccatcttccatcttatattattaaacatctaCAGGATGAGATATATACTTAATACTTGTTTCCTTCCATAGCTTTGTCTGTGTTTGAAGGTGGGAGGGAAGTTGTGTTTGTTTGTCTACTGACATGTTTGttagaataatttgtaatattttttataaatttagtataaaattatattattatttgtttcatcaAAGCAACGAAACcgcgtttatttataaaacatgcttgttttatattataaatatgcatgTATTATCATCGTGACGCATTGGAGtgaatcatatttataattattgttacggAGTTTATTAGTTTTCCCCGTTTCTTCCTGTTACTATCAATATAATTGTACCATACATGCTCTGGCTTGCTAGTAAGAAATACACGTTTTCACTcctaaataatacaattttcataGTGAAATAATAGAAATGGATTCCGCTTCGGAAGTAATACCGCAGTCGAAACGAGTGTCCAATACATCTTGTGCTGTAACCGGTGAAGATAAACTTACTTCAGCATTAACAAACGAAATTAATGCAAACGAGTCCAAATCTGCAGGAAATGAATCATCTGAAAAAAATGGTATAAATAAATCGGTAACCAAAAGTGAAAATTTTTCCGAACAAAATCCAATAACTAAAGATGAAAATAACCAACGTACAGCAGAGTTACAACAAGAAAAAATACCACCAGAAGAAAACTTAAACCACAGTGCAAATAATACATCAACAGAACTAAACATTTTCAATGAAATACATGTCGGGGAAATTGAAAACGATAATATTGCTAGTAATGATGAAGAGAGACGAAAGAACGTAGGATGTTGCGGATGTTTTGTAGAAGTTTGCTATTGCATAACATGGTACTGGCGAATCATGACCAATTCCTTAGTATCTTGTTTCAGAAGTTGCGGCAATTCCTTAAGAAATTTATGTCGCTCATGTGGAAGCAGCCCCAACGTTGCTGACGAGGAATCTGAtgggaaatatttttatagcgatCTTAATACTTTGAATACTGAAATAGACGATGGTGATAGAATGATTGAGGTAGAAGAAGCTCCAACTGTATTAACTAACAATTGTTCAGTTGCCGATGGAAACGGTGGTTATGACAACTGTGGCGTCAATGGAGGTCATTATGACAACTGTAATGTCAATGAAGGTGGTTTTCCCAACAGTAACATCGATGGAGGTGGTTGTGATAACAATGGCGCCAATGGAGATGGTGATACTGGCAATGCACATTGCTGTGAcagttaatttgaaaaaaaaagatagcaGAAATTGAAGAAGAATATCTCTTATATtactactttaaatatattgaaacgtattttttagttataattttggaGTAGTTTATCTCGCTCGCagaaccttttttaaatcaagttttattattattgtcgtgtactgttataataaatacaaaataatttagtgattttttttaattatttttttattatatgtccCAGCGTCATTTCTTGAAACTAACTTGTGACGtgtaaaattactaatataattttgcttttacatttttgtttataataaaattcaatcgaATTGTGCATGCGCAAATTATTCTtgacatataattaataaataatggatATAATCCGAATTTATCTCTtgcacatttttataaaaaagccgagatggcctagtggtaataacgcgtgaatcttaactgatgatcgtgggttcaaacccgggcaagcaccactgaatttcatgtgaaggaaaacatcgtgaggaaacctgcatgtgtctaatttcattgaaattcttccacatgtgtattctaccaacccgcattgcagcagcgtggtggaataagttccaaaaccttctccacaaaaagggagaggaggccttagcccagcagtgggatattaacaggctgttatttatgttatttatttatttacattgtttgTGATACAGCATTTATTATGTCAATGCAATCGACGAGAAGGCTGTCGCTTCGAGAGCTTTTCAAATGCAAACGTGTGTAGTTGAAACctgtaaaattcaaaaaaacTTTGAATGTCGGATTAACACAACGTCACGTCTATAGAAAAAATTacgatgatataaatattttgaacgtATAATTCTTAAACTCACAatgatttaaagaaaaaatcaaaCAACTAAAAGCGTTTTAGTTGTTTATTTgaattgtttataatacaattttaatctgtatcatattaaattaaattgtaattataagaaTTTTGGATGTATAAAAAAGTGCAAATTAGACTTTATACTTTGTCTGTAGTATACAGCCAATTAAGCCAACCACAGTAGGAGTAAAGAACTAAAGAAAGAAACTTAGTTTCTGTGCCTACGCTAAGAGTAaagaacatttaatattttactaagagTAAAGACAAGAGAAAGCCAATATTTAGTATACATCTTTGACATTggattgacgcgatatcatttgGCGCAAGAActtcattatggatttgtgaaaaaatggAATGGTATTAATCTAGAacgataaagatatattaatttagaacTGTATGAAATGCATAATATTATAGCAGAACTATTAATAAGTCGCATGGAATATGGAAACCTAAGGTATATATATTCTTCTTCGATAagtaattttaagataaaatcgtaaatgtatttagtaaaaatatttttaattattttcccaGTAATCAAAAATTCGTTAAcactattcttattttattttaatttgaacattTAACCTTTGCTGTCGTTGTTATAAAAAAGCGACTGTATAGAGACAGTAGTGATTAGTGACAGCATtgatgccaacttgggggtttccAAATTTAGGGGGATTCAAGACGTCTAGGGGTTTTTTACGGGGTCTATTATTCAAGATTtctttttccttaaaaaagcGCACGActctatacaatttatattaagtctCGAACTCAACCAACAaactaaaccaaatataaactccaagcgtggctataactgaaatatcaaaaagctataatatattgaaattgaaataatagctcTCGTTGAGCTAGTATTCAGCGTGCTTGTACAATACGTAGGAGGGGCCCGGGTTTCCATTTCTGGTcactgaatgaaaaataaaaatcatttaatttcattgttatcatcattaatatgattaagtcattaattaatgtatgtaaatgtgtaaaatgcataaatacatcatatatttttattttgtatttgaaattacctCTCAAAACgagtgtaaaacaaaaaaattaggggtttttaatcgatatttaggGGAATTTGAAGTTGGTCCTAGGGGAAATGTTCTGTAGGAGTTGGCATCACTGAGTGACAGTTagtcactattattattattagtagaaGAATAACATaacgtgtatttttattatattttatagtgattaGTAGTGCGGCGATGGTAGTTTTAAGTATAGTAATTATGTATGATCTGTGACTACACCAACATGCAATCATAAATCAATGCAACAATCACATTAACAAATAAGGAAGACTCAAACAATAACAAGTCTCAAATCCGTCCAAAAGTCGatgaattgaataaataatgcaataataTAAACCTTGAACTTTCATTATATCATCAATTAATACTGCAATTAGTGCCTCAATATCAAAGtgcattaaaaagtaataatagaaGAGGATACATAAATCAAAAAGTCGCAATGTATtcaagtaacaaaatatattttataaattaaactacatACTAAAACTTTGAAAATACATTAcggaataaattaaacttaatttttagaATTCATGTGTTAAAATGTCAACTGTTATTACCGCACAACCCCGTCCCCAGGGCTCCCCAGAAAACCAAAATGAAGACGCAAATACAGCTATGATAGATCAAGAAGAGAAAGATGCTCGTAAAAAAGTAAACGAAAACATTGACATAGAAGAAGCTTGCTGCTGTGTTTTAGAGTCTACTGAAGATATATGGTGTATTTGTCAATGTATAGCATGGTGCTTTCGTAGTTTGGGTCATTGTACTGACGATTGTTGTGAAGGCTGTGCTCAATGTGTAAGCAATTGCTGTGAAAATAGTGGTGATACTGCTGCTGATAGTGGTGGTATCGATGCTGCTGATGACTGTTTTTGCTGCGACTGTGATTGCACTGATTAGgcaaaatttaaacttttactttttttatattaatatatatgttttatacttGGAACTATGatggaataaaattatttcaatgacTTTTGTCATTGTCTAGGTATGtgattaagtatatatttgttgacaataacttaactatttttaactatatacattgtttgatattacaaatattagttattttacctaatatataatatattaatagacacagattttgtataaataatcatcaatcaacaaatcatctttaaaaaaataaatttaataattagtttatggATTAAGTTATAACAcatatgttttttatacttttggtatttttatataatttatacatcattaaaattaagtagACTGTGCTGtgcgattatatatttttaattataatctccTTTGTAGCCAACCTGTGTTATACACACAataatgtttatacatataaagatgTTACATGTTAATGTGTGAATACTTAATATAAGTCtgaaattgtttaaatactttatttatattgataaataagtatattgacTATTTGAGTGCCATTATcctactatatttaataatatattgttatatattcagaagaataacaatattttactgtttactttgttttaattgttgcATGATTATAAGtaccttattttttaattgtagtaTTAATTTCATATCCAATATTTTGCAGAAGTTATATGGCTCAGCTATTTACATAGCTActccttatataatataccagCTAGGtagtacttaaatataaaattagtcaggaaaataattcacaaattgttttaaaaattgtcaTGGAAATTAAGCAAAGTTTGCAACCATCCTACTTCTCTTTTTGTCGGtagtatatattagtaatagACTTTCATTGGAAAGGAaaaattttttcaatatataaaatattaaacacaaattaagcatataaaaatatggcAGTGCTTTCATgaatttttgactttgactttctGCTAAGATCCACATGTGATTGTGTATTTCATAGCTATGTATATTTTAGATAGATATAGTAAATGCCTGTATCACTTCTGAGTATAAGCCTGTCGATCCGTGGTTCAGCATGCCGGTAAGTAGATCAATGTGTGGCACTATTTCAACCGACACATACGAATTTCCTCATGATTTTATTCTTCACCGCcgaaaattaattgtaaacacaaaaaaGGTTATGGAAATTACCTAATGATACTTTAATCTCCAATATAAATTTTGCCTTAGGTAATAATAGtgcaaaaatttataaattcaattaaaatacgattttggacgtttatttattttagcaagCTTTAAAAGAGTAGTACAGTCAACTCGTAATTATTCTGCGATATAAATGAATTTTtgcaaaggattttttttatttttactctgtGGGTGTTGTAGGTGTTTAAATGAAACAACGTTTTTGTCAAcacatttgaattttaatcacatcacaatacataataaaatgacTAGACATCGATCTTCATaacgatttataatttaataaaatgaaataatttaatacctaGTCCTAaagagtattataatttatctatcgTGGAAATAAAAGAACTGCTAGGAACAAATCCGTAAAATTGACTATTGAAGTAATTCgtaaaatgtaatcaaaatatttttttagacaaCTTTTAcccaaatgtatattttatttcacaaaacaaTCTGCAGGAGTCAAGCGCAATAATTATGACAAAGAATGCAACGCCAAGTCGTTGGTATCTTACGACCGAATTTTACCGTCAGGTATTGAATTTCTTtctaatactatttaaatatattaaaataactaaattttacgTACATTTTttgcgatatattttatttagcaaattattataataaagtcccGCTAATTCGGACTATGAAATCGAATTTTCGAACATTTgagtgaaaaaaaaagaatcctataaaatacacaaatcaATATTCACCTCTTCCttccatttaatttaattttcaaaattacataaaatatatagagaTCTCAAAGTGAttgatcaattaaaaaaaaaattacatctttTAATTAGGgagatttgtataaattattcttgAAATCTTCTTTTGTAGGGGAGGGGGTACCtgataatacaataaatgcTCAACCAGTGTATAAACTACATGCGTATTCAAACTAATTTGTACATGAGAttactaaaaatgtattaataagagtTTAAATGAATACATGCAGTAAtactctgtaagaactcatttcattactcacccgtgaaatgtcaACAACCAACGTATAGTAATgtactattttgatgtgtgtattcttaatattttataattattatggtcaatgtcgcataacactctgatatttcacgatcgtttttTGCTGAAAGTTTCGAGTTTACTTTTGCTGAATAACCCTACTTGGTTTAGTTGTATTAAGTCACAATTTCTACAGGTTGGTACTTAATAACAGACgttcttttgttttttgtacattaaaataataagtagaattttttgataaattgttTACATTGTTAGAAGTTCGAATCTAACAAACATTTTACTATttctcctttttttataaaaaaatatattcagtgaTATTATGAAATAACGCATTGCTTATTTTAGTAGGAACTAATAGTCTATCAAGTGTTTGTAAAGCACATTGAAATGTAATAAactattgcaaaatatttaaagatattatttgaACATTATTCAattcgaaaatatatattttttctaatgtgTATTTAGaatcttataaaaaacaaataacttttgtaaaaagtttttatatactgCAAAAATATGCAATTGATAAGAGAcaaggttatatattttttttatatttataaatgaaatctaACGGCCAGACTTTAAAGCTTTGCTTAGCGGTAGATTagataaacaatgctgtctttttctttaatgtcaaattaataatgacagataGGGAGAAATCAGTGCTAAGCAATAGAGCTACTTTATATGtaaggcctatatatatatgtgggcGTACCTAGCTTTTGGCCTATTAGCTAGAGGTCAAATGAAGAACTTTTAATaggtattaaaattgttttcattattagatatttatctATACCATGGTCACAAGATTACTTGGTATAGGTAGGTTGGACCGATGATACGCCCGtacatatttattagaattttgaaataattttacactTGCACATTAGATAGAGAGTATTGCATAGTAATAGATGTTTCATGTATCTAGGATTTCAGCTTGATagcattattattaactaaaatatttcatgtgcaattacaatatttgggcATAATATATcatgatatgatttttttttatttgaacactacacaacagtaacagcctgttaatgtcccactgctgggctaaggcctcctctcccttttgaggagaaggttgtggagcttattccaccacgctgctccaatgcgggttggtataatCACAAACACTACACAACATTAggacattttattacaatagacGTTAACTCCGTGGAATGAATTAATTACCTGTGGGggcaatgaatattatttatttatactattactTTTCTACAAAGCAAATCTCAGAACAGTAAGTATAGCAAGTAACATTTGCATTGTTTATAAAgtgtatttgttattaaattatttattattattatttgtatacataaataatgttataaatgtcaCCGTTAGAAATTTCGGTCTTGACAGTAGTTTTGGCGGCAAAAATTACTTTTGcctgacaaaataatatatattggattGGTTATTTTAGTCTGCATGCATCTGTAATGTAATATATCTTACAAGTAACCCAATTGAACGTTATAATCAGCTTTCCATATATTAcacttaacaattttttttttcaaattcaaaaattaactttaacattaaatttttgtttgtgCTATAATGTATGTCGCCTTATTGTTCAAGTAGTAATCACCTGTAATTGTGGTAccacttcttttatttattttatcaactgtGTACGTTGTCggtgatttaatatataaataaataaaataaattacctagTGATGGGCAAATAACTTCTCCCCTTTTAAAGAATAGACGAGGAGTTTATACTACGCTGCTCATCTGCGAGTTGGCCGTTAAATTTTGTAATCGAATTTCAAACCATATAtgcatgcaggtttctttatGTTAATTGTTGTGTGTTGTTGAAGTGGCAGTTTGAGATTAATTATTGACATATTAAGAACAAAAAACTCAGTAATTGGAACTTATGCCGATCtatatacaaatgaataaaattaaagtgtctgtATGTGATTTAATAACTGCCTatgtttacaaaacaaaacgattttttttttatttcagacaataatattttatgtctagaatttaaatattcgatTTTGAAGGATTTTTATCACAAACTGAATTCAATGCGAAGCTGCGGCTTTTGCTagtgtgtatataaaatacatgtgtTCTCTAGAGCACTTCCAATTCGCCAATGGTAGAATGCTCCCCACTATTAAAACCGTGTTTCCGGTGAAATGTAGCTTAAGCCGGTTTTGAGTTCTAACAGTAAAATATtccatgtaatatataatatacttactattctgaatacaatcatattttattatttctacgtTAAAAACATATTAGACAATTTACTAACTTAACTAGCTCCTCTTATGTAagttatatgattattatatttaatatttatttatttttaatctacaatacaacacatattaattattttgtattataacagGTACTgcgataaaagttaaatataacataaaacctatataaaaaaacgactCGGATGCTTGtctattaatacaattaaattaagagCATTTTATAACTTACATACTTATGTATCTGTGATATATGTTACATTGAGTATTatacattgaattaaaaaagtcaccaaactatgaaaaaaaaagttaagataATTACTATGACTAAAAACGCAAATTATACCCCTAAATGTCttctaagattattattataatttaaaccatAAATTCTTGTCGATGGTGCAAATATAAAGAGATTATCATTGCTGATATCGATATTCGCTTAAACATAATCCATTAAAATCaaattgcaatattaaaaattattaaattatggcaAGACTGGTAGAAAAAAaagacaaagttttttttttactaaataatttgaCCGAGACTTGTCTTTTAACActtgatttatttcaaatatattgtacTAGTGTGTATTTgctcatgtttatttatttttgttactttacaGGTAAATAATTACAGCAGACACACATTCTGTCTGcgtaactattaaaataaatattagatattaaaaaggaaatatattatatgacctTTTTTAACTTCAAcggtaaaattattttgtaacaaattaaaTCCTTTTTTACCGCAGTGTGAACTGTGTAATTACTACctttacctttatttaaaaaataaaacgtcatGAAAAAGcccgtcatattttttttatataatctttctaTGCAGATATCTAAGATCTAATTTcc
The DNA window shown above is from Nymphalis io chromosome 25, ilAglIoxx1.1, whole genome shotgun sequence and carries:
- the LOC126778235 gene encoding ubiquitin-like domain-containing CTD phosphatase 1, producing the protein MCDLNDNPIKLSVKWNGKEYELPELSPSDSVAMLKIAIENATGVRPERQKLLNVKFQGKVATDNFTLSTLNLKPNLKIMMMGSLEEAIEGARTKPDVGDEVINDLDIEEEEVDIENQEIYLSKINKRVRDYKINVLNEPRPGKRLLVLDIDYTLFDHRSVAETGYELMRPFLHEFLASAYEDYDIVIWSATGMKWIEEKMKLLGVTTHPDYKIMFYLDYLAMITVHTAKYGTIDVKPLGVIWGKYPQYTSKNTIMFDDIRRNFIMNPKNGLKIRPYRQAHLNRERDRELLLLSNYLREIAHYSEDFDSINHKKWEKYRPEKYRTQAGNKRKAEDSPS